Within Fusobacterium gonidiaformans ATCC 25563, the genomic segment CTTTTTTACAAGGCCATTCTGCAATCGCCATATTTTTTCCTTTTTGTGGTAACGTTTTATGCAATTTATAATTGAAAGAGTGGGTATTCACTTCCCATCCTGCTTCTTTTAATTGATGATCAATAATTTCTCTCGTTTCTGCCTCGGTAAATTCAATTCTCTTCTTTTGATAAATCAACTGCCTTCTTTCTTCTCTACTTCTTAAAGAGGGAGTTTTAGGAATCCATTCTTCCAATTGTTGATTCATTTCTTCGGAACGTTTCACCAAACTTTCATAAGCTTCCTGATAGTCTATATTTTTCGGTTTTTGATAGATAATCTCCTCGGAAGTAAAAGACAAATCACTGCCATATACTTCCTGAAACCATGCTGCTACTTTCACTGCCATAGATAATAAGGTTTCTGCAGTTTCTTCATCTCCATAAATTCCGTGTACCGCTTTATTTCCTTTTTTTCGTAAAGTTGTTAGTATCTTTTCAATATCTTCCGGAATCAATTCATATTTTTTTAAAGCAAGGAGCCTATCAGAAGCCATATTCTTTTGGGAATCTGAAATATGTTCCACTTTAAACATAATTTTTACTAATTCTTCCCCAAATTGGCGAATTTTCATGATAGAAGTATTCGGATCCTTATAAAGAGTATATTCCGCCATTTCTCCTATTTTTGCCAATAATTCCCAATCTTTTTTCAAAAATTCAAAATTCGTTTGCATAGACTCCCTCCAAAAATAAAAATACTACTAGCTCAACTTCTTTTTATATTCTGCAATCGACTCTCTTTTATTTTCTATTGCCTCTTGCAAATGTTTCATAAAAATATCTTGGATTTCAGGAATTTCTCCCAAGCCCTCTAATACTACATCACTAACTACAAAACCGGCTTCTTCAAAGGCTTTCTTCCAATCCACTGCAATATCATTTTTCGCATGTTCCCCTGCTACAAACATAAAAGGCTTTAAAATAACTTTAGGTTTTTCTAATGGATATTGAGCCTGTATTTCTTTTAATACTTCCGGAAATTCCGGATAGCCTTCCACTGTCCCCATAAAAAATGGAGAATATCCTTCTTGAAAAAATACATATCTCATCATAGAGTAACTCGCATTGGCTGCATGTTCTGTCCCATGACCAATATAAACAACTACTTGATTTTCTACTGTTTTTTGTCTCTTTCCTAATGCAGAAACAACCTGTTTATAATCTTCCACAGAACTTAAAAGAGGCTCTCCCATTTTAATTTCTTCAAATTCTTTCTTGTAAGAAGCCAATTCTTCTTTTAAATTTTCATATTCAATTCCATGTAAGATATGACTTGTTTGTACATAGATGTGAGTATATCCTTGTTCTTTCAGTTCTTGCAATAATTCAAGAGGATTTTGTTTCACAATTCCTCTTGCTTTCAATCGTTTAATAATCATTCTTGAAGTAAAAGCCTCAAAAACATCACAATCTGCAAAGCTTAACTCTACTTTTTTTCGAAAAGCATCGATTGTTTTTTCTCTTGTATCATCATGAGTCGTTCCAAAGTGTATCAACAATATCGCTTGTTTTTTCATAACACAACCTCCATCATTTTAAATATAATGCCACGGGACAATGATCCGATCCCTCTTGCTCTGCATGAATTTCCGCTTCCTGAATTTGCTCTTTCCAATCATTGGAAACAACAAAATAATCAATTCTCCACCCTGTATTATTTTTTCTTGCATTGGCACGATAAGACCACCAAGAATAGGCATGTAACCTATCCGGATACAAATATCGAAAACTGTCTGTAAATCCTGCCTTTAATAGTTCTGTAAATTTTGATCTTTCTTCATCTGTAAATCCTGCATTTCTACGATTTGTTTTTGGATTTTTCAAATCAATTTCTTCATGGGCCACATTCATATCTCCACAAACCACCACAGGCTTTGCCTCATTTAATTTTGCCAAATAACTTCTAAATTCATCTTCCCAGACCATTCTGTAATCCAAACGTTCCAATTCATTTTTAGAATTTGGAGTATAGACCGTTACCATATAAAAATCTTCAAATTCTAAAGTAATGACTCTTCCCTCTTGATCATGCTCTTCAATTCCTAAGCCATAAGAAACGGAAATAGGCTCTTTTTTTGTGAAAATTGCGGTTCCCGAATATCCTTTTTTTACCGCATAATTCCAATATTGATGGTATCCTTTTAAATCCAATTCTACCTGTCCTGCACTGCATTTTGTTTCCTGTAAGCAAAAAATATCTGCATCTTGAGCTTCAAAATATTCCAT encodes:
- a CDS encoding sirohydrochlorin cobaltochelatase; translation: MKKQAILLIHFGTTHDDTREKTIDAFRKKVELSFADCDVFEAFTSRMIIKRLKARGIVKQNPLELLQELKEQGYTHIYVQTSHILHGIEYENLKEELASYKKEFEEIKMGEPLLSSVEDYKQVVSALGKRQKTVENQVVVYIGHGTEHAANASYSMMRYVFFQEGYSPFFMGTVEGYPEFPEVLKEIQAQYPLEKPKVILKPFMFVAGEHAKNDIAVDWKKAFEEAGFVVSDVVLEGLGEIPEIQDIFMKHLQEAIENKRESIAEYKKKLS
- a CDS encoding exodeoxyribonuclease III — its product is MKLISWNVNGIRACLKKGFMEYFEAQDADIFCLQETKCSAGQVELDLKGYHQYWNYAVKKGYSGTAIFTKKEPISVSYGLGIEEHDQEGRVITLEFEDFYMVTVYTPNSKNELERLDYRMVWEDEFRSYLAKLNEAKPVVVCGDMNVAHEEIDLKNPKTNRRNAGFTDEERSKFTELLKAGFTDSFRYLYPDRLHAYSWWSYRANARKNNTGWRIDYFVVSNDWKEQIQEAEIHAEQEGSDHCPVALYLK